The Candidatus Bathyarchaeota archaeon genome has a segment encoding these proteins:
- a CDS encoding collagen-like protein, producing MSDIDWKTIGVTSLISAIIAILVVSGLIMSIPMIQDALRGPEGAQGTQGIPGDQGAQGIPGDQGLRGETGLAGLQGSRGLKGDQGEIGLPGKFSGHWERTLLIHDEDITTETIDVFETFTINNEMGLWMVDWWSASSSSSARSRIRIYEGIITQDDIRNGDASLFFQTSAQGKLVGSTDYAFGTGVYTIRVRARYADKIYVRINQILK from the coding sequence ATGTCGGATATTGATTGGAAAACCATTGGTGTTACTTCGCTTATTTCGGCTATAATTGCAATTCTCGTTGTTTCTGGACTTATTATGAGTATCCCAATGATTCAGGATGCGTTACGTGGTCCTGAAGGAGCTCAGGGTACACAAGGGATACCAGGAGACCAAGGAGCTCAAGGGATACCAGGAGACCAAGGGTTACGGGGAGAAACTGGTTTAGCCGGATTACAAGGGTCTAGGGGTTTAAAGGGGGATCAAGGAGAGATTGGACTACCGGGAAAATTTTCTGGGCATTGGGAAAGAACGCTTCTTATACATGATGAAGATATCACCACAGAAACAATAGACGTGTTTGAAACTTTCACAATTAACAATGAAATGGGGTTATGGATGGTAGATTGGTGGTCTGCCTCTTCTTCCAGTTCTGCGCGGTCGCGGATAAGAATTTACGAGGGAATCATAACACAAGACGATATTAGAAATGGCGATGCTTCGCTATTTTTTCAAACGTCTGCACAGGGAAAGCTTGTGGGTTCTACCGATTATGCTTTTGGAACTGGCGTTTATACGATTAGAGTTCGTGCGAGGTATGCAGACAAGATCTATGTTAGGATAAATCAGATTCTAAAGTAG
- a CDS encoding winged helix-turn-helix domain-containing protein — protein sequence MPVKSRTLSDTMEDTKDRHRRYMRAIQHHIRRDILRLMEKGLTTIGEFEKELGIDAKVLDWHLRTLEHGFCIERIGEGDSPSFALASEGKIVGYLDRKAKQ from the coding sequence ATGCCAGTGAAGAGCAGGACTCTCTCCGATACCATGGAGGACACAAAGGATAGGCACAGGCGATACATGCGGGCCATCCAGCACCATATTAGAAGGGACATCCTCAGACTCATGGAGAAAGGACTCACCACAATTGGGGAGTTCGAGAAAGAGTTGGGTATTGATGCCAAGGTCCTTGATTGGCATCTAAGAACACTGGAACACGGTTTTTGTATTGAGCGAATTGGGGAAGGTGACAGCCCCAGTTTTGCTCTTGCTAGTGAGGGCAAGATCGTGGGATATCTGGACAGAAAAGCAAAGCAGTGA
- a CDS encoding DinB family protein gives MKEHVEYVFKLFENTISDITEDELDWQPTEEANTIRGILTHISRICNVSLPSRMKGDPNYLPNNWPKNYEGTLHSSKKLFSDLENGKKAVIGGLDGLSSSDLEVEIDLWGRRVKRKIGLFSHLSEIAHHKGQIAYIRGIRKRQREKTKVSMKT, from the coding sequence ATGAAAGAGCATGTTGAGTATGTATTCAAACTATTTGAGAACACTATTTCAGATATAACTGAAGACGAATTAGACTGGCAACCAACTGAAGAAGCTAATACCATTCGGGGGATACTCACACATATTTCTAGGATATGCAATGTCTCGTTACCAAGTAGAATGAAGGGAGACCCAAATTATCTACCTAATAATTGGCCAAAGAATTACGAGGGAACACTTCATTCGTCTAAAAAACTCTTTAGTGATCTAGAGAACGGAAAAAAAGCGGTCATAGGAGGTTTGGATGGTTTATCATCATCAGATCTAGAAGTTGAAATAGATCTATGGGGACGAAGGGTAAAACGTAAGATCGGGTTATTCTCTCATCTATCTGAGATTGCTCATCATAAAGGACAGATCGCTTACATAAGGGGAATCAGAAAACGGCAAAGAGAAAAAACAAAGGTTTCGATGAAAACATAG